Genomic segment of Iocasia fonsfrigidae:
TGCTTTTAGTAAGGGAATAGATACTACTCCTACTTTAGCTGCCTGATAGTGGTTAATACCAACAAATCCTGCATGTGTTGCTACTATATCATATTCTTTGTCAACAGGAATAGCTACATACTCCCTAACATTTTCCATGGCTGCTTTATGGGCTTCTTCTAAATCACCAGAAAATACACCGGTAACATTAAAGTCATGGTCAAGTGTAACATTTACAATAAAATCTACACCAGCCTTCTGAGCAACCTCCAGGGCTTCTTCATGACAGGGATTCCCATCTAAAAATAAATCCCTTGCCTTAGGAGAACTTAGGATCTCAGCACCGTGAAAGACATAGGTGCTCTTTTCACCAATTAACCCAGGACAGACTGATTTCCTGCCACCTGAGACACCTGCCATAAAATGACTCTCTACCAGACCGGTTAAGATTTTAATATCTGCCTGCATGTAGTCTTTATTTATATAAACCATGCTTTTTCTACTGGTCTCTCCTAAATAAACAAGGTTATCCTGGTCATTGCAGTCATGGTTCTTTATTTCTATACCAAGTTCAAATACCTCAGGGTCTATCATTTCTTTTAATTCTTCTTTTGTTAACGCCCGATGTGTCCCTGTAGCAACCAGTACAATGATATTCCCTTTTTTAACTCCATTTTTCAATAATTTTTCTATTATAGGGAGTAAGATTCCTGCTTCACCTTTATAGGGTACTGGTCGTGTATTATCAGAGATAACAACTACTGCTCTGCTCTCTTTATTATCCCTTATTTTCCTTTTTATTAAATTGTCAAGACCTTCACTTTTAATTGGATTTTCCAGAGACTGGTGAATTGACTGTAAGGGGTCAGCTAAGGGGGTTGGTGTTTTCATAGATAAGACATCTGTTTTATCAGGTAAGTTTATTTTAAATTCTTTACCACAGTTTAATTTTACTTTCATTATCACAACCTCCTTTTTCATGTATTTTAAAAAAAGCCCAGAACTTAATCTGGGCTTTTTCCTTGAAATTTATTCTAAGTTCTTAATATTACTAAAATCACCTGTTTTAGCTGCTTCAAGAATAGGTCCCATGTATTCATCTATAAGTGAAGCATTTAAAGGAACTGGCATATTTTTTAGCTTCATATCAAGCTGTGGGTTTTTAGCTGCTTCAAGTGCCCTTGTAATGTGCTTATCATCGAAGCCATCCAGATCTGAAAGTTTGGTTGGGAAATCAATATCCTTAGCAAAGTTTTTCATGCCCTTAGCTACTGCAATACCTAAGTCTTTACCACTTAGTTTAGTAAGGTCTTCTTCAATATAGCCGTATTTCTTAAAGACATTACCGATTACTCTTAATTTCTTCTCTATTGCCGGGGCAAAGAATACTGTATAATATAGGTTCATAATTCCACAGGCCCTACCATGGCTGGTTACATCTACTAAAGAAAAGCTTGTTAGATGGCCGCCATTGGTACCACCTACCATAATCGCATAACCACCAAGGTCTGTCGCCAGTCCTAATGCCTCTCTGGCCTCTGTATCTTCAAGATTATCAATTACTTTTGGAGCATATTTTACAATTAGTTCTATTGCTGTTTCTGCTATTTCTTTGCATAATTCAAAGTTTTCTTCATCAATACCATAGAAAACCTCTAAAGTATGTGCAATACCATCAAATGCCCCATCTATAGTAAGATTAAGTGGCATGGTCTCTGTTACAGAATAATCAAATACTGATTTAGTAGGTATAACTGCTTCATCAACTATTAGTTTTTTCTGACCGCTTACCGGGTCAGTAACATTAGAGTATTTGGTTAAATGAGCACCAGAACTGGCAGATGTTTCAATAGCCATTAAGGGTAAAAGCTGTTTATCACTATGCTGTAAGGCCTTAGTAACCAATCCGGTGCCAAAATAATCCTCTATATCAGCACTATAATGTCCTACTGATGCTAATACATTGGCTGCTTTTGCTGCGTCTATTGCACTTCCTCCACCAATTACTATAATGCAGTCTGGTTTGAAGTTAAGAATATACCCTTCCAGTCTATAAACATCTTCACGAGGTGCATTAGGAGCTGCATCTCTGACTATACGATTACCAGCAAGGGCTACTCCATATTTCTTTAGAGACTCTTTAACCTTATCGACAACTGGTTTTAAATAAGTGTTATTGGAAATAAGCAAAGCACTATCTCCGTATTCCTTAGCATGTCTGCCGACATCGTCTAAAATTCCTACCCCTAACGCGTAGTCATCACCTTTAAATTGTCTTAACAAATTTTTTGCTTTTTGTTTTAAATCCATTTAATATAACCTCCCTCATAAATTGAAGTAATATGATTAATATAATTTTTAACTTCATTAAAAAATCTTTTTATTATTCATTATAAGCACCTTTATGACTACTTGTAGATTAGTAAATAAACTCTTTAACTTTTTCAACTATATTATTAGCACTTAAACCATATTTAGCAAGTAATTCTTCATAATCACCAGTCTCAGTAAATGTATCTTCTACTCCAACCATAGCTAATGGCTTGCCGATACCATTTTTTGCTAATGTTTCGGCAACTGCCGAACCCAAACCTCCTATTACATTATGTTCTTCCGCTGTAATTACCGCCTTTGTTTTTTGAGCCGATTTAACAATCATTTCCTCATCAATAGGTTTAACACTAGCCATCTCAATCAATTCTGCCTTAATTCCTTCATTGTCTAAGGTTTTAACAGCCTCTAATGCCTTTGAAAGCATTACACCATTGGCAATTATAGTAACATCACTGCCTTTTTGAATTAAATTGCCTTTTCCTAACTCAAAATCATAATGATCATCAAATATTATGGGAACTTCCGCTCTACTCAAACGAAGAAATACAGGACCATCCCATTTAATGCTTTCTTTAACAATTGCTTTAGTTGAAGGTGCATCTGCAGCAACAACTACTTTCATATTAGGGAGTGACCGCATAATAGCTACATCACATATTGAATGATGTGTAGGACCATCAAAAGAATCAGATAATCCACCATAACCACCGGCAATTCTGACATTAAGCTTGGGATATGCTATTCCAGTCCTTACTTGATCTAAGGCCCTACTTGTTAATAAAAAGCTAAAGGTACTAACAAAAGGTATCTTACCTCCAAGGGCCAATCCTGATGCAATCGAAACCATATTTTGTTCAGCAATACCAACATTAAAGAATCTTTCTGGATATTCTACAGCAAATTTAGCTGTTCTGGTAGAACCAGAGACATCTGCATCAAGGACTACTACATCTTCATTTTCCAATCCAATTTCTACCAGTGCTTCACCAAAAGCATCTCTTATCATCTTTTTTTTCATTGAATATCAGCCCTTTCCAATTCAGCAATTGCTCGTTCATATTCTTCTTTACAGGGAGCCTGACCATGCCATTTATGATCATCTTCCATAAAGGATACACCTTTCCCTTTAATAGTATCTGCAATAATTACTACTGGTGTATCAGTAATTTGCTCAGCCCTATCGAGGGCAGCTAAAGTATCTGCAATATCATGACCATTTACCTCAATTACTCTCCAACCAAACGACTCCCATTTCTCTTTTAATGGTGATAAAGGCATAATTTCATTAGTTGAACCATCAAGTTGAACTCCATTATAGTCAACAATAGCAGTTACATTATTTATTTTCATTTTACTGGCAAACATAGCTGCTTCCCATACCTGCCCTTCGTTTAATTCCCCATCACCCATTAAAACATAGGTTTTATAATTCTTTTTATTCAGTTTAGCACTGAGTCCCAGTCCAATTCCTATAGAAAGTCCCATTCCCAGAGAGCCACTGGTCATATCAACCCCAGGGGTTTTATTTTTATCAGGGTGCCCCTGTAAAATACCACCAATCTGTCGAAATTCAGCTAACTCTTTTTTGGGGAAAAAACCCAGATCGGCTAAGTTTACATATAATAATGGAGCAGCATGCCCTTTAGATAAAATAAAACGATCTCTATCCTCCCATTCTGGATTTTGCGGGTCAATCTTCATCTTATGATGAAAAAGACAGGTTACAATTTCAACAGCAGAAAACGAACCCCCACAATGCCCACTTTGAACATTATAAATTAATTCTAGTATTTTAGACCTTGTTTCAGTTACTTTTATTTCTAGTCTTTTAACTAACTGATCGTCGTACATATAATCCCTTCCTTTCCTAATATTACCAGTTTTAATTATTGGGACAAAATTTATTTTTGTTACATCCCTAACAATGGCTTTAAAGTTTCTATCTTAGTAGGATCATTACCAAAAGCTAATCCCATAATTATTATTCCCCATTTCTAAGTAAAGGGCAAAACTTATATTTTTTTGATTACTTACTGGTTTCTTTCAGAAAGCTCAATTCTAACTTTATCTGGCCCTTCAATATATGCAATTTTTAAACCTTTTCTCACATTAATTGGACCTTCCAATATATTTACATCCTTGTTTTTTAAGCTTTCAATTGCTTCTTCCATGTTATTAACTTCAAAACCAAAATGATCATTACCATACATCGGTCTTAATGAAGCGGTAATGGGCTCTTTTTCACCATCCAATTTACCAAATACAATAAAATCCATCCCATTAATATTAAAATAAACTACTTTTGAACCCTTAAAGTAACCTTCAAAAGTTATCTCAGCATCAAAAATATCACAGTACCATTTAGCAGTCTCTTCTACATAAGTTGACTTTAAATGAATATGATCACATCGATATTCTATCATGTTTAATTTGCCTCCTAATCCATTACTGTACCACCATTAATATTAATTGTTTCTCCTGTTACAAAATTTGAGCGTTTGCTTGCTAAAAATGCTACAGCATTTGCAATATCAGCTGGCTTTCCAAGAGATTTAACTGCACTTTTTTCTACATATATTTGATTCTCATCATCTGAAACAGAACCTGCCATATCTGTAGCAATTCTACCAGGAGCAATAGCATTGACTGTTATACCTTCTTCTCCAACTTGTTTGGCCAAATTACGTGTAAACGCCAGAACTCCACCTTTAGAAGCCGCATAATGTAGAGCACAAATAGTCCCACCATTTTTACCAGCTTCAGAAGAAATATTAATTATTCTCCCATATTGTTTTTTACGCATTCCTGGTAAAACAGCTTTTACTGTCAAAAAATAACCTTTAAGATTAATGCCTAATACCTTATCCCACTCTTCATTACTTATTTTTTCCACAGGGGTAAGGGGATGAATAGCCGCATTATTTATTAAAATATCAATTGATTCTGTTTGACTTTCAACACTTTCTACAAATTCATTGACCTGTCTCTCATTAGAAACATCTACACAACCTTCAAAAACCTTTACTTTATAAGTATCTCTCAATTCTGCAGCAGTATCTTCTAATTGTTCCTTATTAACATCACATAAGGCTACATTAGCACCTTCAGAAGCAAACTCCTTCGCAAATGCCTTACCCATACCACGAGCTCCACCAGTTATTAAAACAGTCATATTTTTAAATTTCATAAATATTCCTCCTTGCAAAAATATATAATGATAAATCTCTTTATTTACTTATCACGTTTCTTTCACATGATTAAGTATTTTTCTGCTATTTAATCAAAAGATTAGGCAGAAACAGAACTATTTGTGGAAAGAATGTTATTATTAATAATACTATAAAAATCGGCACTAAAAAAGGCAATGTTGCTGAAACAGCACGTTCAAATTTTATCTTTGCTATATCTGCAATAAGATATAAAACCACCCCTACTGGAGGTGTGCTTAACCCCAACATCAATGTTAATATCATAACTAACCCAAAATGCAGCGGGTCAATCCCTAAATTAGTTGATAAAGGTACAAGTATTGGAACTAAAATAATTATTGCTGCTGTTGTTTCAAGAAAACACCCTACAACAATAAAAAAACCAATCAATATCAACATAATTAAATGGGGATTCTGGGTAATAGAAAACAAAGCTGTTGCAACAGTCTGTGGAACCTGCTCCCTGCATAATAACCACCCATAGATTGAAGCTGTTGATATTATAATTAAAACAATAGATGTTGTTTTTGCAGTATCAAAAAATATTTTCGGTATATCTTTCATCTTTATTTCTTTATAAATAAAGGTTCCTAAAATCAAACTATATGTCGAAGCAATAATAGCAGCTTCAGTTGGAGTGAAAATACCTAATAAAATTCCTCCTAAAACAATTACTGGAGTGAACAAAGGAAGAATTGCCCTTTTAAAGGACTCAATGATCTCCCCTAAATCGAATTTGTTGTGGATAGGATAATTCCTTTTCTTAGAAATGATATAAATCATTATCATTAGCGCCAAGCCTATCAATAATCCTGGAACTGCTCCACCCAAAAACAATTTTCCTACTGATACTCCACCAAAGGCACCAAATAATATCATAGGAATACTAGGGGGGAAAATTGGACCAATTGTAGATGAAGCAGCTGTCACAGCCACACTAAATTCTGTATCATACCCTTCATCTTCCATTGCTTTAATTTCTATTGTACCCAACCCTCCTGCATCAGCTAATGCAGCACCTGACATACCTGCAAATATAATACTAGCTATAACATTAGCATGACCAAGTCCTCCCGGAATATAGCCAACTATTGAACTAGCAAATCTGAATATTCTTTTTGTTATCCCACCAGTATTCATTAAATTTCCAGCAAGAATAAAAAACGGTATCGATAAAAGAGTAAAAATATCAATACCTGCTACCATCCTTTGCGGTATTGTAATTACTCCCAAGCCTTCTTTTAACATGTAAAACAATGAAGTTAAACCTATGGAAAAAGAAACAGGTATTCCTAAAGCAACTAGAAATAATAAAACACCTATTAAGAAATACATTTCATACCACCTCACCTAATTTAATTTTTATTATCTCTTTTATTTTTCGGACACTATTAATAAGAGCTAAAATACCACCTATAGGAGCAGATAAATAAATTAAACCCCAGGACCACCTCATTGCAGCAGTCGGAATAGTCCATGTCCTCACAGATAAATTAACTCCATAATAGATAACTATACAAAAGAAATAAATTACTAACAAATGATTTATTATTTCTAGTACTGTCTGACATTTAACGGGTAATTTAGAAGCAAAGTAAGTTACTTTTGTATGTGAATCACTTCTAATTCCTACACTGGCACAAATCATTACAATCCAAATAAAACAGATTCTAGATAATTCTTCTGCAAAAAACAAAGGGCTATTAAATACATACCTTCCTAATACATGTCCCATTAATACTGTAAAAATTAAAAACATAAGAGTAACTACTAAAAACTTTTCTATTTTACTTAAATATTTCATTTGCAACACCCATCCCTTATTAAATTACTTAATAAAGTGGAGACGGGGTAGCTTCATTATACCCCGTTTCCCATTTTCTTTAAGTAAAATTTATTTTACAGCTTTAATTTTTTGGTACATATTACCCCATTCATCTTCAAATTCCTTATAAACATTTGAACAGGCTTCTCTAAAGGCTTCTATATCAGGTTTTACTACAGTCATCCCTTTTTCTTTTAATTTTTTTAATAATTCAGTCTGCTGCTTATTAATTAACTGTGCATTATAATCTTCTGCTACCTTTATCGCATCAGTGACAATTTCTTTTCTTTCTTCAGACAAATTGTTAAACCAAGCTGCATTACAAACACCCATATTTACCCTGATCATATGACCAGTAAGATTTATATAATTCTGAGCTTCATAATATTTATAAGAATATATTGTAGGTATTGGATTTTCCTGACCATCTACTGTACCTTGCTTAAGTGCCATATAAAGATCTGAAAATGCTACAGGTGTAGCGGTAGCACCAAATGCTTTTACTGTTTCCAAATAAATTGGTTGTTCAGGACAGCGAATTAGTAAACCCTTAGTATCTTCAGGTTTTCTAACTGGTGTATTCTTGGTGGTCAAATGTCTTGTACCATATAACATAAATGGAGAAATTAATTTCATTCCCCTATTTTTTTCTAGCTTTTCATATAATTCTTCTCCAACTTTACCATTGACAACTTTTTTAAGATGTTCTTCATCCCTAAAAATATAAGGACAATCAAAAACACCAAATTCAGGCTGAAATAAACTTATAGCTCCAGGGGAAATAAACGCAAAATCAAGTGTACCAAACATTATCCCTTCAACTAACTCCCTTTCATTCCCTAATTGTGCAGCGGGAAACACATCTATTGTTATGGCCCCATCAGTATTTTTCTCTACTTCGTCTGCAAATTTAAGAAGTGCTTTATGAATAGGGTGTTCTGGGGGTAATGTATGGGCTGCTTTTAAATTCATTCCTACTGCCTGTACACTAAAACCAACCACCAAAATAATCATCATAATTAACAAATTTATAAGTTTTTTTCTCATTTTTTCCTCCTCTTTTTATACAATAGTAGTCAAACTCATACTAACGTAATAATTGAAATAACTAATGAATGTTATAACTATTATTTAAACTTTCATAACTCGCTCACCTCCTAGTTTTTTTGTTTTCTATAATTAAGGGTTTTGACCCTCGATTTCGAATATTCTCATTGTCATAATAAATTAACTATTATAAATTTTTAACACAAACTTATATCTAATGCATATATAAACTTACATTTAATGTATAATGCATTATGCATTATGCATTAAATGTAAGTTTATTGTTCGCCCTAATCAATCTTAACCTGAGTCAGTATATCCTCCTTTGAATTTCTAATGTGCTGTCTCATCATATTCTCTGCTGCATCAGTATCTCCACTAAGTATTTTATCTATTATGCTTATATGTTCCCGTGTTTCCTGTAATAATCTTTCATTTCTTTTATTATCTAAATATTTGCTAATTTTATTTCTGTGTTGCATGTTTCTAATACTATAAGTCTGATTCATTATTAAGTCTATCTGTTTTCTCAATCTTTTGTTAGGAGCCAACCTGCGCACCAAGTCATGAAGTTCAACATCTAACTTATGTGGAACATCTCTGCTCCCAGCTAAAAATTCTTTCTCTTTTTTCTCAAATTCTTTTTTTAAGTTTCTTAACTCATCAGTATTAATCTCCTGATTGTTAATTTTTTGAGTTACAAGACGAACCGCCAGTCCTTCTATAACTTCTCTCATATCAAACAATTCTATTACATCATCCTTTGAAAGTTCAATCACAAAAATACTATCATTAGGCCTTTTTTCGGCATAACCTGCTGAAATTAGTAATCTAAGGGCATCACGTACAGGAGTAGAACTAACACCTATTTGACTGGCAAGTTTATCTATAACTAACCTTTCACCAGGCTTAAGTTCTCCATTGATTATTTGTTCTTTTAAAGCATTATAGATTTGTTCACTTAATGAGACATTCTTTAAATTCAAATTTGACAGAGACATTGTTTTTCTCCCCTCACAATTTATCTTTTTAGATGCATTATGCTTAATGCTTAATGCTTAATGCATGATATACAAAAAAATACCTCTGATTTATTTTAATTATAATATTAAAATGAGGTATTGTCAAGTGTTAATTTATTTAATTTATAACGGGTCTCGGGTCGAGTCTTTGACAGTTACAACTTTTTAAACACGACTCAAAGCTTTTCCGCCACTGGATTTTTCATATCAAATTTTACTTTTAAAAAGTGTACTTTTTTGTAATTTACGTTTAAATTAAAATTCTACTTCCCAAGCTAACTAAAATGATGTAAACTATCAATAAACACAGCATTCTAAATGTCTATAACATGTGCCTCAAAAAAAGTACGCACTTGTTAACATCAGAAAAGCCACAAAAGCCTTGTATTTACAGGGTTTATACGGCTTTTTATGTTTCTCAACTGTCAAATATGGAATTATAGTATTAGATGGGAGTATTTGTCAATAGCTAATTTAAATTTTTTGTTTATTCACACCCCAATCCTATTCAACTTTCTCAATTAATTTACTAGAGCTATAATTAAATAATATCATAACATTGCCTAAGCAGTGATATCAATGTCAATTACAACAGGCAAATGATCTGATGCCTTAGTATTAATTATTTTAGCCTCTTTTAATGTAATATCCTGACTTGCAAAAAAGAGATCAATCTCTTCAGAAGGCAGATCTGCAGGAAAGCTCTTGAGTCCGGAAATCAAAGGTGTTAACCCAAAAGATAGATCTAGCATTTTATTAAAATCACCCATTAATATATAACTATCTTTTTCCTGAGAGATATAATCCTCAATCTCTTCCATCTGCTGTTTCCTATCCTGCTGCTCAATTGAAAGGTGTGTTACAAATACAGTAATAGATTTATTTGCTGACAGATTAACTTCTGTAGTTAGTAATGCCCTTGTTTCACTATTCTTACTTGTCAATAAGTAATTCTCAGCACTTTCAATAGGGAAACGGCTTAAGATAGCATTACCATAATTCCC
This window contains:
- a CDS encoding TRAP transporter small permease, producing the protein MKYLSKIEKFLVVTLMFLIFTVLMGHVLGRYVFNSPLFFAEELSRICFIWIVMICASVGIRSDSHTKVTYFASKLPVKCQTVLEIINHLLVIYFFCIVIYYGVNLSVRTWTIPTAAMRWSWGLIYLSAPIGGILALINSVRKIKEIIKIKLGEVV
- a CDS encoding transketolase gives rise to the protein MYDDQLVKRLEIKVTETRSKILELIYNVQSGHCGGSFSAVEIVTCLFHHKMKIDPQNPEWEDRDRFILSKGHAAPLLYVNLADLGFFPKKELAEFRQIGGILQGHPDKNKTPGVDMTSGSLGMGLSIGIGLGLSAKLNKKNYKTYVLMGDGELNEGQVWEAAMFASKMKINNVTAIVDYNGVQLDGSTNEIMPLSPLKEKWESFGWRVIEVNGHDIADTLAALDRAEQITDTPVVIIADTIKGKGVSFMEDDHKWHGQAPCKEEYERAIAELERADIQ
- a CDS encoding iron-containing alcohol dehydrogenase; amino-acid sequence: MDLKQKAKNLLRQFKGDDYALGVGILDDVGRHAKEYGDSALLISNNTYLKPVVDKVKESLKKYGVALAGNRIVRDAAPNAPREDVYRLEGYILNFKPDCIIVIGGGSAIDAAKAANVLASVGHYSADIEDYFGTGLVTKALQHSDKQLLPLMAIETSASSGAHLTKYSNVTDPVSGQKKLIVDEAVIPTKSVFDYSVTETMPLNLTIDGAFDGIAHTLEVFYGIDEENFELCKEIAETAIELIVKYAPKVIDNLEDTEAREALGLATDLGGYAIMVGGTNGGHLTSFSLVDVTSHGRACGIMNLYYTVFFAPAIEKKLRVIGNVFKKYGYIEEDLTKLSGKDLGIAVAKGMKNFAKDIDFPTKLSDLDGFDDKHITRALEAAKNPQLDMKLKNMPVPLNASLIDEYMGPILEAAKTGDFSNIKNLE
- a CDS encoding TRAP transporter large permease, translated to MYFLIGVLLFLVALGIPVSFSIGLTSLFYMLKEGLGVITIPQRMVAGIDIFTLLSIPFFILAGNLMNTGGITKRIFRFASSIVGYIPGGLGHANVIASIIFAGMSGAALADAGGLGTIEIKAMEDEGYDTEFSVAVTAASSTIGPIFPPSIPMILFGAFGGVSVGKLFLGGAVPGLLIGLALMIMIYIISKKRNYPIHNKFDLGEIIESFKRAILPLFTPVIVLGGILLGIFTPTEAAIIASTYSLILGTFIYKEIKMKDIPKIFFDTAKTTSIVLIIISTASIYGWLLCREQVPQTVATALFSITQNPHLIMLILIGFFIVVGCFLETTAAIIILVPILVPLSTNLGIDPLHFGLVMILTLMLGLSTPPVGVVLYLIADIAKIKFERAVSATLPFLVPIFIVLLIITFFPQIVLFLPNLLIK
- a CDS encoding TRAP transporter substrate-binding protein, with translation MRKKLINLLIMMIILVVGFSVQAVGMNLKAAHTLPPEHPIHKALLKFADEVEKNTDGAITIDVFPAAQLGNERELVEGIMFGTLDFAFISPGAISLFQPEFGVFDCPYIFRDEEHLKKVVNGKVGEELYEKLEKNRGMKLISPFMLYGTRHLTTKNTPVRKPEDTKGLLIRCPEQPIYLETVKAFGATATPVAFSDLYMALKQGTVDGQENPIPTIYSYKYYEAQNYINLTGHMIRVNMGVCNAAWFNNLSEERKEIVTDAIKVAEDYNAQLINKQQTELLKKLKEKGMTVVKPDIEAFREACSNVYKEFEDEWGNMYQKIKAVK
- a CDS encoding endonuclease/exonuclease/phosphatase family protein, whose translation is MKKYSAVLIIVVIIVIVTVYMLNISNKSAVLVSSNITTRESTSSIKIMTYNIQHGRGINGKLALDRIAGVIKDSGADIVGLNEVDQRQKRSNFVDQVAYLAERLDMNYVFGPTLKGISGNYGNAILSRFPIESAENYLLTSKNSETRALLTTEVNLSANKSITVFVTHLSIEQQDRKQQMEEIEDYISQEKDSYILMGDFNKMLDLSFGLTPLISGLKSFPADLPSEEIDLFFASQDITLKEAKIINTKASDHLPVVIDIDITA
- a CDS encoding SDR family NAD(P)-dependent oxidoreductase, giving the protein MKFKNMTVLITGGARGMGKAFAKEFASEGANVALCDVNKEQLEDTAAELRDTYKVKVFEGCVDVSNERQVNEFVESVESQTESIDILINNAAIHPLTPVEKISNEEWDKVLGINLKGYFLTVKAVLPGMRKKQYGRIINISSEAGKNGGTICALHYAASKGGVLAFTRNLAKQVGEEGITVNAIAPGRIATDMAGSVSDDENQIYVEKSAVKSLGKPADIANAVAFLASKRSNFVTGETININGGTVMD
- a CDS encoding lactate racemase domain-containing protein; this translates as MKVKLNCGKEFKINLPDKTDVLSMKTPTPLADPLQSIHQSLENPIKSEGLDNLIKRKIRDNKESRAVVVISDNTRPVPYKGEAGILLPIIEKLLKNGVKKGNIIVLVATGTHRALTKEELKEMIDPEVFELGIEIKNHDCNDQDNLVYLGETSRKSMVYINKDYMQADIKILTGLVESHFMAGVSGGRKSVCPGLIGEKSTYVFHGAEILSSPKARDLFLDGNPCHEEALEVAQKAGVDFIVNVTLDHDFNVTGVFSGDLEEAHKAAMENVREYVAIPVDKEYDIVATHAGFVGINHYQAAKVGVVSIPLLKADSKLIVAADNIDDDTIGSINYKTALYLLKRFGAEKFKKLILSSDWGFIPEQWQVQMWGKLFSRIRQDNMIYYSPQFSQGDYQNIPGLNGNKYLPVSKQYKDDVNNIPLFIENAVNKTIEQFKKQGREEIDIAYLIDGPYGVPIRK
- a CDS encoding GntR family transcriptional regulator, which gives rise to MSLSNLNLKNVSLSEQIYNALKEQIINGELKPGERLVIDKLASQIGVSSTPVRDALRLLISAGYAEKRPNDSIFVIELSKDDVIELFDMREVIEGLAVRLVTQKINNQEINTDELRNLKKEFEKKEKEFLAGSRDVPHKLDVELHDLVRRLAPNKRLRKQIDLIMNQTYSIRNMQHRNKISKYLDNKRNERLLQETREHISIIDKILSGDTDAAENMMRQHIRNSKEDILTQVKID
- a CDS encoding VOC family protein, with the translated sequence MIEYRCDHIHLKSTYVEETAKWYCDIFDAEITFEGYFKGSKVVYFNINGMDFIVFGKLDGEKEPITASLRPMYGNDHFGFEVNNMEEAIESLKNKDVNILEGPINVRKGLKIAYIEGPDKVRIELSERNQ
- a CDS encoding transketolase family protein; the encoded protein is MKKKMIRDAFGEALVEIGLENEDVVVLDADVSGSTRTAKFAVEYPERFFNVGIAEQNMVSIASGLALGGKIPFVSTFSFLLTSRALDQVRTGIAYPKLNVRIAGGYGGLSDSFDGPTHHSICDVAIMRSLPNMKVVVAADAPSTKAIVKESIKWDGPVFLRLSRAEVPIIFDDHYDFELGKGNLIQKGSDVTIIANGVMLSKALEAVKTLDNEGIKAELIEMASVKPIDEEMIVKSAQKTKAVITAEEHNVIGGLGSAVAETLAKNGIGKPLAMVGVEDTFTETGDYEELLAKYGLSANNIVEKVKEFIY